A window of the Oncorhynchus masou masou isolate Uvic2021 chromosome 13, UVic_Omas_1.1, whole genome shotgun sequence genome harbors these coding sequences:
- the trmt9b gene encoding probable tRNA methyltransferase 9B isoform X1 codes for MTVMEEAATRLEREHVHSVYEKIAPYFNDSRYKAWPKVRQFLLDHEPGSIIADVGCGNGKYLHINGSVFKLGCDVCRPLVDSAWSQGHEVQLCDSLRLPYRDSCFDGVLSIAVIHHLSTKERRIRAIKEMARTLRVGGRIMIYVWAMEQTRRKFQKQDIFVPWNPNPPSPTLGRERPTPRRRGAVQSMSECLYSDKNRKVKSTSSMLDKEEMTCCPHQSHRLWFFSRSLDSVFDFGSLTISRSTSRELISTVSSRLGEAEGGKVGRRGAGLIKQLSSLFSGFSRNNSEEDVFDSVTDLARSQRDHGNDNHSNSTEKTSVPTALVQECGSVALPDLVSSYQREHTEGPGEREAGPPGDLKQDSEGEPEAASCLRYYHVFREGELAELIESHVQELHVLYSCFDHANWCVVAEKVQVWNI; via the exons ATGACCGTGATGGAGGAGGCTGCCACTCGGCTGGAGAGGGAGCATGTGCACAGCGTCTACGAGAAGATTGCTCCTTATTTTAACGACAGCCGCTACAAGGCCTGGCCAAAGGTGCGCCAGTTCCTACTGGACCATGAGCCTGGCAGTATCATCGCTGACGTGG GCTGTGGCAATGGCAAGTACCTGCACATCAACGGCAGTGTGTTCAAGCTGGGCTGTGACGTTTGTCGCCCCCTGGTGGACTCTGCCTGGAGCCAGGGCCACGAGGTGCAGCTGTGTGACAGCCTCAGGCTGCCTTACAGGGATAGCTGCTTTGACGGTGTCCTCTCTATCGCAG TCATCCATCATCTGTCCACCAAAGAGCGTCGTATTCGAGCAATAAAGGAAATGGCAAGGACCCTGCGCGTGGGCGGGCGCATCATGATCTACGTGTGGGCCATGGAGCAGACACGGCGGAAGTTTCAGAAGCAGGACATCTTTGTGCCCTGGAACCCCAACCCCCCGTCCCCCACCCTGGGCAGGGAGCGGCCCACACCCAGGAGGAGGGGCGCTGTACAGAGCATGAGCG AATGCCTCTACAGCGACAAGAACAGGAAGGTGAAAAGCACATCGTCCATGCTGGACAAAGAGGAAATGACCTGCTGTCCCCATCAGAGCCACAGGCTCTGGTTCTTCTCACGCTCCCTGGACTCGGTCTTTGACTTTGGCAGCCTGACCATCTCCAGATCCACCTCCAGGGAACTCATCAGCACCGTCTCCTCCCGGCTTGGGGAGGCGGAGGGGGGAAAGGTCGGCCGCAGGGGAGCGGGCCTCATCAAGCAGCTGTCCAGCCTCTTTTCTGGCTTCTCCAGGAACAACTCGGAGGAAGATGTCTTTGACTCGGTCACAGACTTAGCCAGGAGCCAGAGAGATCATGGCAACGACAACCACTCCAACTCCACAGAGAAGACCAGTGTCCCTACTGCCTTGGTCCAGGAGTGTGGCTCTGTGGCCCTGCCTGACCTGGTCTCCTCCTACCAGAGGGAGCACACagagggaccaggggagagggaAGCAGGCCCACCAGGAGACCTCAAACAGGACAGTGAAGGGGAGCCGGAGGCCGCCTCGTGTCTGCGCTATTACCACGTGTTCCGGGAGGGCGAGCTGGCGGAGCTGATCGAGAGCCACGTCCAAGAGCTCCATGTCCTTTACTCCTGCTTCGACCACGCCAACTGGTGCGTGGTGGCCGAGAAGGTCCAGGTTTGGAACATATGA
- the trmt9b gene encoding probable tRNA methyltransferase 9B isoform X2 — protein MTVMEEAATRLEREHVHSVYEKIAPYFNDSRYKAWPKVRQFLLDHEPGSIIADVVIHHLSTKERRIRAIKEMARTLRVGGRIMIYVWAMEQTRRKFQKQDIFVPWNPNPPSPTLGRERPTPRRRGAVQSMSECLYSDKNRKVKSTSSMLDKEEMTCCPHQSHRLWFFSRSLDSVFDFGSLTISRSTSRELISTVSSRLGEAEGGKVGRRGAGLIKQLSSLFSGFSRNNSEEDVFDSVTDLARSQRDHGNDNHSNSTEKTSVPTALVQECGSVALPDLVSSYQREHTEGPGEREAGPPGDLKQDSEGEPEAASCLRYYHVFREGELAELIESHVQELHVLYSCFDHANWCVVAEKVQVWNI, from the exons ATGACCGTGATGGAGGAGGCTGCCACTCGGCTGGAGAGGGAGCATGTGCACAGCGTCTACGAGAAGATTGCTCCTTATTTTAACGACAGCCGCTACAAGGCCTGGCCAAAGGTGCGCCAGTTCCTACTGGACCATGAGCCTGGCAGTATCATCGCTGACGTGG TCATCCATCATCTGTCCACCAAAGAGCGTCGTATTCGAGCAATAAAGGAAATGGCAAGGACCCTGCGCGTGGGCGGGCGCATCATGATCTACGTGTGGGCCATGGAGCAGACACGGCGGAAGTTTCAGAAGCAGGACATCTTTGTGCCCTGGAACCCCAACCCCCCGTCCCCCACCCTGGGCAGGGAGCGGCCCACACCCAGGAGGAGGGGCGCTGTACAGAGCATGAGCG AATGCCTCTACAGCGACAAGAACAGGAAGGTGAAAAGCACATCGTCCATGCTGGACAAAGAGGAAATGACCTGCTGTCCCCATCAGAGCCACAGGCTCTGGTTCTTCTCACGCTCCCTGGACTCGGTCTTTGACTTTGGCAGCCTGACCATCTCCAGATCCACCTCCAGGGAACTCATCAGCACCGTCTCCTCCCGGCTTGGGGAGGCGGAGGGGGGAAAGGTCGGCCGCAGGGGAGCGGGCCTCATCAAGCAGCTGTCCAGCCTCTTTTCTGGCTTCTCCAGGAACAACTCGGAGGAAGATGTCTTTGACTCGGTCACAGACTTAGCCAGGAGCCAGAGAGATCATGGCAACGACAACCACTCCAACTCCACAGAGAAGACCAGTGTCCCTACTGCCTTGGTCCAGGAGTGTGGCTCTGTGGCCCTGCCTGACCTGGTCTCCTCCTACCAGAGGGAGCACACagagggaccaggggagagggaAGCAGGCCCACCAGGAGACCTCAAACAGGACAGTGAAGGGGAGCCGGAGGCCGCCTCGTGTCTGCGCTATTACCACGTGTTCCGGGAGGGCGAGCTGGCGGAGCTGATCGAGAGCCACGTCCAAGAGCTCCATGTCCTTTACTCCTGCTTCGACCACGCCAACTGGTGCGTGGTGGCCGAGAAGGTCCAGGTTTGGAACATATGA